The Schistocerca americana isolate TAMUIC-IGC-003095 chromosome 9, iqSchAmer2.1, whole genome shotgun sequence genome includes the window taatatatatatatatataaaaataaataaaaaacctgcATTTATCTGGACAATCTGTGGAGATTACGATTTAAAATCTTGTTGAAAAACTTGGCTAGTGGAAAGTCCAGGAAATCATTCCAGCATTCATGTTAACCaattcaggaaaactaaataaAAACCTATTTAATGTGGTTGGGGAAGGAATTTAAAGCCTTCTCTTCCTGAAGAGttgtgtgttaaccactgtggcaATTTGGTTGGTGCATagtttacagaaaatattttatgacaGTACCAAAGAAATTAAATTGCATTATGATCAGTTTATTGACATTTTAACCAGCAAGTATCCTCTGCTCTCTAATACTTGAATGTCAGCAGAATGACAGCACACAGTGCCTTCAAAAATCTTGCTTAAATTTTTCCAGACCAGAAACTGGCACTGGCAGACATAGGGGCCACTTTATTGTATGATTCCACCCTTTCATTGCACTGTTATGCTGAAGCTCTTGATGATTCTATACCTGTAACAATGACACAGAGGCCAGTTGTTGCTGTATGCCCACTGAACATGTACAAGAATGACATAAAATGCACATTGTAGCTAGACCAGTCGCTTCCACTGCTGGAGACCACTCAGTTGAGTAGTGGTCATGTGGCCCCAAAAAAAATCATTCTTTGCCTCCATGAATGCATGTCTTGATTTTGCAAAGCAGTGTCAGTGGCCCAACATCATAGTACAAGACAGTAAATATGGTTATAGTTTATCTGTTTTTGGGCTATTCCATTGGTGCAAAAGTTGTCGACTTGAATCATAAAGACAAATTATCtatgttgataatgatgatgaacaaTATAAGGAAGTAACTTTAGGGTTTAATGTTATGTCAACAACATACACAGTTAGCACAAGCTCAGTCTGGACATTATGGAAAGTAAGTCACCCAAGAAATATTCTGGAATTTGCAATTAGCAGGTATAAGAGCATAACTATACCTGGATGGCCAGATGGAAAACTGAACATTGGTACTCTAGAATGTGAGTCCAGAAGTTTGTCATTGCATGATTTCACAGTGAAGTTATCATCATCCTTGTTGAAAGAGTCAGAATAACAGGGTTCAAATTTTAAAGACATTCACAGCATAAAAATCCACTAACTGAATCCACAACCTTTATGTTAGGCTTTGCAAATCAAACCCTGATACAAAATGGTAACATTAAAGTAAGAAAAGAAATGCATCCCCCTCTTACCATTTACAAAGTAAAATGAGTGACCTAACCCTAGTTACATATTAAATCTTATCCCTAGTAATTTAGGGAACAGACTGGATGTTTTATATGGAATCTTAAAGTTGCATGACATTTGTCTGTTGTTCTATTAAAATAGAGGCCTGTTTAACTGATACACAAACCTTGAACTTACTGTTTGAATATAAAATTCGATCACATAAACTAAGAGGTACAGAaatctgtatgccacaagcactGCATATCGGTCAATCTTATCACTAGGGCAGGAAGATGTGCATTATCGAAAGTGCGGCACCCGTAAACAGGCAAAATCAACAACACAATACATACAAAATCAAGACTTATCAGGAAATTGCTAAATAGAAAATGGTTGAATAAACCAGAcaacaaattaaattatttttcactaATTCTTTTGAAAGTCAATTAGCCATTTCTCGAAATTTTAAATGGTGTACCACATTGTTATCTTTGTCCGACAAAACAGATGGCAGACAACCTGGAAAATTAGCCTCTGTCCCTCTTAACTGACTACAAAACACGATCAAAATGTGGCACcaaaaatacaaatatcacaaacacTGCACACTGGATGCCTCATGGGTGAAGTTGGCAGTCATAAACCAATAAATGCGCACTATTCCCCAACAGATGGGAATGACTCGATTTAGGTTGTGGGGAAGAATGCAGGCACATCAATACTGAGTAGCTGGCGGCTTTCAGCAACTGGTATTTGTCATCAACCACTCCCAGCCAATCTTCTATGTTCTTACTGCTGATGTACAATTTTATATCACAAAATGGCATgttcattcattctctctctctctctctctctctctctctctctctctctctctctcacacacacacacacacacacacacacacacacacacacacacacactgccagccctatttttaattacttttacaaaagtaGAACTTTTCTAATCCAACACTCCGACTCCTCACTTAGTCTTACTGTCCAATTTCCAGCGCCTGTTTATGTAGACAGGTCACTGCTACAGTTAAGACCGGACTTGTCGATGACTCGTCTTCTGCGATATGGATCAGCAGGCGGTTGACTACTGCTAGGTACAATAGTTCAATGACTTTTATTATGAAATAATTTGCTGCTAATTCAAGCAATAGGTGTTATCTGGCACATATTTGTTTTATAGATTAGAGAGTTTTCTTCATACATATGATAGTGTGTAAAACTAAATTACGGTACCAACTAAATGTAAATACATGACACTGTCCTTACAACAGGGCATTGAGCCCAATGACACGAATGAATGAATCGGTACAGCTGACAtcgactgcacaacagaagcagtaTTAACTGGAGACCAAATCACTGATGATGTAGAACAAACAACCGATAGAGAACAAGAAAGGTGGTGACGACAATGAAGACAATCAACCTATGGCTCGAGTATCACATACAGATAGTAAAAGTGCACTGCTATGGCCCTTCATTACAACGAACAAAACTCTACATCTACCCTAGCATATATTTTGTGGATTAGGAAATGGCAGAACATTGCTGCAAAAACAAGGCTGTCAAACATTGCAGCAAAATCGAAGTTGTCGTCAGCTAAGCAAAAGAACATAACAGACTTTCTTTGTCCTGCTTAAGAACAAAACATTTTTTACCATGTGATTTCTCACGTTTTAAACAGTTAAGTGCAAATCAGTTGTCAGTGCAATACTGTTATAAGTTCTGTACAGATATTCAACACTCACTCACTGTAACATTATCTTACAGTAtgataaaaatgtattttatagtAGCGACACTATAATACATAACTCTTTTGCATAAGATTATCTAGTGTGTCAACACTTTCTTTTTGTTCTGTTACGGTTTTAACACGGAACaatatttcagacagtatttccacTTGAAAATTAAAGTTGTACCGTATCCTACTGCGATGTTGTGGGTCAATAAAAGTGTTCCTCTGATAATTCAACCATTCTTGCATTCCGACCATGCTCCCGGTTCCGTAGGGGATGGATAAGCAAGGTTCTACTGTAACAGCGATAGGAGAGTGAGAGTTTCTTGTGTATCTCTCAAATCTCTTCACTCAAGTTGTCTGTCGCTTCGCAGAGGGTCATTTCTCTCTCACACCATTACTTTCAAACCTGCAATACTTGCAGTGTGAAATCACACGGTTTAGACTGCAGTTGTCCCCGAATAAAGATGTTTGTGGAACAGAGACAGACAGTCACATGGGCTCAAAACTCCACAGTGAGCCAAGCTTTTTCATCAAACCAAGACATGTTATAAATCACATATTTTCTTTCCAATTCAGGGCACAAAAGGTCATACAAAGTATCATATTATTGTTTCAAGTGACATTTCCATTCACAcgtgtggctgcaacacgacagaTGGCTCCAAGAGGGTTAACGCAGTGGACACACAGCGAGTTTTGACAGTCTCTCTGTTCTCAGGACACTGCAGATTGGAACATGGTCTGTTCAACAAGTAAGGGGTGTGAGAAAAAGCTTTTACTGGCAGCTTTACTTTCCTACGAAATACTTCACTTCTGCACGTAGTTGCCATTCATTTGTGAACACTTTGTGTAATCTGGCACTGGCTTCTTTAATCCCGCAGCAGAAATCTTCTGTGGCATGGATCTGAACCAGTTGACAAGCATCTGTCTCAAGTTCCTCGTCGTCTTCAAACCACTGTCCTTGATGCACTGTTTCAAGCACAAGAGATGCTATCCACTGCACATATGGCCGAGGCTGCTAAGTGGACAATTGAGAAGTTCCCAACAGAAATGCTAATCTTTGGTAGGTTACACACGGAATAATTTGGCCCCATGGTTTCTTCCTGTGTAAATGGcagtaggggaggggaggggaggcaatGATGGCGGTGGAGGTTCAATTGTAAAAATGCCAATGTGCTGTAGGGGGGTGAGAGTTCTACACTCGAAGCCTTCCCATAAACACTTATCTCACGGATCTTCTAAGCTACAGCAACGTATTTTATTCCTTACTGTATGTTATATTGACATTAATAATTTATCATATGATGCAGGATTTAGCAAAAACAGTTTACAAAATGTTCTGGGAACAAAGTTTcgatttcagtcagtaaattaacatgtGACACAAGTCAATCCTTTTTTATTCTCTGACACAATTCCTCCTTTTTGTTGTTTTCCATTGTTAGAGCTAATGTAACTGCAGCATACGCTTTCTTTTGTATGTTCGACACCTTGATCTCATAAAATTGTGTTGCCAAATGACAATAATATTGATGGTGTGAGGCTCACTTCGATATATTAAAGGTTTTACAAATCAACAATGCCTGAATAGAATATACGaaaagtattgtattgtatataTAAATGGGAGGGCTGCTCCCAATGGACACAGTGTACAGAGGAACAGGCTACAGGCAGCCGAGGTGTCCACCCGTTCGACACAAAGGAAAGACTCGCCCGACAATCACGACGAGGGCGTATATCTGTGCATAGGACAAGTTATTCTGCACGTAGCAGTGTGCGGCCAGTTTCTGGTATTCATCTTGCAGACAGTTATATCCGAGTTTTTCTGTTAGAAATGGGTACAGAGTGATGCATCCAGTACGAGGAAACTCGTCAGCCACAGCACCAACTGTCCATCTTCAACCAGGGCAGCACCAACTGTCCATCTTCAACCAGACTGCAGTATTTGGTTTTCACTCTTCATATGATAATGATAGCCACCTCTTCATCGTGCACGTTTGTATGGCACTAACTGTCTAATGTTtttttcactcactcactcactcactcattcattcattcattcattcattcataaacACACTCCACATTTTTCTCGAGGAAAGATTTTTAAGACGTTTGCTTTCACCCACAGTCAAAGACATACTGAACTGAAACAATGACTTCCACAGTGCTTGGATTGTGGAACTTCATCCCCAGCTGCCGACATTTAACGATAAGCCAATTACCCTTACTTCTTGAATACAACTCGTATCTTGACACCCTCTGAAGAATTCTGTGTGTTCTAAGGGTCGGATGTTTTGATGGAAGCACAATGTTGGCCTGTGCCAATAAGTTTTCACAGAATCCACattttatgaattatttatttCGAGATATCATACACTACAACTACATACATTACAAATCACAACAGTGCATCTGACCACATAAAATTGAATCCACATTGACAAATTTTCAAGTACATATGATTAGCTCATTTCAAATGCTATGTGAACAAGCCAACAATGTTCTAATATTATGCATTTAAACAAACATCATAATCACAGTACTACTGCGCCTTTTATtgacagagaaagaaaatgaatggaacagattcattgcacaaaaaacaaTAAAGATTTTAATATCTGCACACACAATATACACTGGTCTCAActagaaaattaattaaaacagcttgaaactaaaactggtaaataattttgaatgtacagcttTATTAATGATACTTTTTGATCATTATGAAGACAATTTGTAGTGAAAAATGGAATGTCTACTGCCTACATCACCAAGAATGTGTTGCGTAAGTGGCATACAGTACTCTATATtgaaaaattgataacaatcatatttcacttttttcacttatttatttatcatttgatAAGCACCAAACAAAAACTTACTCTCATGTGAAACCAAAATTTGTGTGAGTGTGGTGCAAATACTACTACATAATCACTCACTGTTGTTATGCGTTTGTGATAGCCATTCAATTTATGAGACATCATTACATACAAGTAGCTACAAATTTCATTAACACCACATAAAATATGGTGTCATAAATTTTagtttcaaggaatacattttGTGGCTTAATACCTGTCTCTCCAAGAGCCGCCACCACCTCCTCCACCATAATCCCTGCTCGggccccactctctgtccatatcATCGTACCGCCTGCTTCCACCAAAGTCATCGTCATAACCCCTCGACCTACCCCCCATGGCAGGAACATTGAAGTCACTGTCATAGTGACTCGACCGTCCCCCCATCGGAGGAACTTCAAAATCGCCATCGTAGCCCCTCGACCTCCGAGACAGTGACGGACTTTCAAATTCATCACGGTAATCTCCCCGCCTCCCGGACATAGAATCACAATCTCTGCCACGATTCCAAGAAGGTGATCCATCATAATTTCTGCTTCTGGTGTCACGATCTCTGGGCCAATCACTATCAAGTTCCCTATGACTGTCAAAGTTCCTTCCACGTCCTGATCTGTCCCATGGAGGGGAGTTGCCTCCCCCTGACCTGTCCCACGGAGGGGGGCTGCCACGACCCGACCTGTCCCATGGAGGGGGGCTGCCACGACCTGATCTGTCCCACAGGGGGGGGCTGCCACGACCTGACCTGTCCCATAGAGGGGGGCTGCCACGACCTGACCTGTCCCATGGAGGCGAACTGCCTCGCCCCGACCTGTCCAACGGAGGCGAACTGCCTCGCCCCGACCTGTCCCACAGAGGGGGGCTACTGCGGTATCGACCCCTACCTCTGCCCGAAGAACCAAAATCATCTTCCTCTGGCCGTCCCTTCCACCTGCCAGAGCCTCTCTCGTCCATACCTCTGCCCCTTCCACGATCGCCCCTTATACTTTCGGTGCCTCGACCCCTTCCACGACCGCTAGACCCACGCCAGTCCCCTTCGGTATTTGGCGGACGACTGCCGGAAGCAGTATCCTTCACTTGTCCTGCTGGGCTGCCAGCTCGTTTAGCCTTGTGAGGAGGTGAGCCTTCCCTAGAACTAGCCTCATCTCTCTTTCGTTTAGGAGGAGATTTTTCCCTCTTTCTACATGACTCGGCACCTCCTTCTACCTCAGAACTATCTGAGCCCTTTACACTCGCGTCTTTTTTATTACGTCCACCGTCTCGCTCCTCTTTTGAAGATGACTTCTCCTCTTTAGATTGCTCTGTATTTTTTCCCAACTTAGAATTTCCTGAGACATCTGAACTCATATCTTTTTTATGGTCTCCATCTTGCTTCTCTTTGGAAGGAGATTTCTCTCTAGGTAGTTCTGCTTTTTTTTTCATCTCGGtactgtctgtgtctgtgtctgaggAACACAATTTTTTACTGTTTCCTTCAACTTCCTCTTGTTTCCGTTTAAAATCAGAATTTCCCATCTCTTTGGATGACTCTGCATATTTGTCCATCATACTACTTTCTGCATCATTTGAACTCCTGCCTAAAAAGTCTTTGCCATCTTGCTGCTGTTTCAGCATAGGTTCCTCTTTCTCTTTGGATGGTTCTGCATCTTTTCCTACCTCCCCACTTTCCAAATCTATTGTtatcacctcatttttactgtcttTGCCATCTTGCTGCTCTTTCAACAGAGACTTCCCTTCCTCTTTGGGTGGTTGTGTATCTCTTTCCACTTTTGTATCTTCCAAGTCTACTGTTACAACTTCTTTTATACTGTCTTCTCCATCCCTCTTTTCTTTGAAAGGTGATATCTTTTTCTCTTTAGATGACTCTGCACCTTTGTCCATTTTAGCACTTTCCACATCATCTGAGCTCTTGtctcttttaaggttttcactACCTTGCTGCTCTTTCAACACAGGTTTATCTTTCTCTTTGGGTGGTTCTGCATCTTTTCCTACCTCCTCACTTTCCAAATCTATAGTTATCACCTCTTTCTTCTTACTATTTTCACAACATTCCTGCTCTTTTGACAGAAGCGTCTCTTCCTCTTTGGAGGGTTCTGCATCTTTTCCCATATTCTTATTTTCAAGGCCTATTGTTACCACATCTTTGTTTCTGTCTTCTCCATTTTGCTGTTCTATCAACAcaggcttttctttttctttagatGATTCTGCAACTTTTcccatttccaaattttccatgtcTACCTTTTTCACCTCTCTACTACTGTCTTCTCCATCTTTCTGCTCTTTCAACATAGGCTTCTCTTTCTCTTTGAATGGTTCTgcatctttttccacctccatatTTTCCAAATCTATTGTTATCACCTCTTTTCTAATATCTTCCCCATCTTGCTGTTCTTTCAATGTAAGCTTCTCTTTCTCTTTGGGTGGCTCTACATCTTTTCCCACCTGTGCATTTTCCTTGTCTATTGTTTCCACCTCTTTTCTACTGTCTTCTCCATCTTGCTGCTCTTTCAACACAGGCTTCTCTTTCTCTTTGGTCGGTTCTGCATCTTTTCCCACCCCCTTATTTTCCAAGTCTATTGTTTTCACCTCTTTACTACTATCTTCTCCATCTTGCTGCTCTTTCAACATAGGCTTCTCTTTCTCTTTGGATGGTTCTACACCTTTTCCCACTTCCGCATTTACGGAGTCTATTGTTACCACCTCTTCTCTACTGTCATCTCCACCTTGCTGTTCTTTCAACAGAGGCTTCTCTATCTTTTTAGATGGTTCTGCATCTTTTTCCATATATGTATTTTCCAAGTCTACTGTTACCACCTCTTTTGTACTGCCTTCTGCATCTTGCTTCAGTTTTGAAGGACTCTTTTCTCTTTCTATTGCTGTTTCCGCACCTTTTCTCACTTCAGTACTTTCCAAGTTCTCTGAACATATCTCTTTTGTAACTAATGGTTTGCTTTCCTCTTCTTTTTGTGATGTGGGGGAAACACACTGCACTGGACTGTCTGAACTACGACCTTCTCGTTTGGACAGATTCTCAAGTGTTCTTGCATTTAGAGAAACATCATCTGTCCTCTCTTTTTGGGATTTCTCTGCCTCTGCATGTCTTCCTGAATTTGTCTTCacttcagcctttcctgtgtcatctaCTTGTGTCTTTTCTCTAGCAGCCATTTTATCATCTACATTATCCGGCAATTTGGAAGAAACAAGATTCTGTATGTTTTGAGTGTGTTCACCCTCTTGTTGAGATTGTTGCTTCTCAGGGTCTGGACTCCGATTACTATCACCCACTGGTGAAGTAGTGTTATTTTCGTTAGTGTTACTAAAATTTTCAGCAGTTGGTGTTATAGCTCCTGGCCTCCTCAATATTTCTCCTGCACCTACCTCATTGCCAGGAGCCCCAGTTTTGTCAACTGATTTCACTGCAGCACAAATTTTTGGATAAGGAGCAGCCTCAATGCCTTTTTGTATCCCCTCCGTGCCATCATCTACGGTCATTACATCACGTGGATTCACTTCGCCCTCACCATGCACATGTGTCTTACTTACGACGTACATACCTAATCTAACCTGTTCTGCACTCCTTTGAATCTCTTCTAATAACTCTTCTGTCCCATGCAAAGGAGAagatttcatttgctttttctCAGCTTTTTGCACTTTCAAATTCTGCAAACTacccattttctttttctttttagagtTCAAATTCTGCActagatttttcttctttttcttaacaGATGTAAGTGACGATGGAAGACACAACTGTGTAACAGCTCGAGCTTCAATCgtagtacttccttctttctttttctttttcgcaGCCAATTTTTGTAAACGAGCCACTTTCTTTGCTTTAACTGATGCAAGTGACAACGGAAGGAGTGACTGCACTGTGCTCTTCACTTTACTCCGTAACATCATCATCTCAGTCCACCCGATTACCTTTTCATGGTACAACTGCAGAAGTCTCTTGTGGAGATGATTCCGTAGAATTTGCCTCTGCTCTATCACTCTTTCAGTTGTGGTGCCAAAACAAGAAAAGGACCCTACACGTGCCACCGTCTGTGTCTGTTGAGAGCCACACTCGACAGCCAGTTTCACAGGTGCACCACCAACCTCCCCCGTTACTGGAATGAAGTCTGCCTGCACCTGTGCATCACGAGAAGCAGACTTGAGAAAATGACGCGGTGTATTTACTGACGCATTTCTACGCCACTTAGCTGCATGTTCACCACACACTGGGCACTTTTCCTCCTTCAGTTTTTGTTCGGTGTTCAGTATCCGCACTTTTGCAGGCTCTGGCTTCGTAACATGTTCCTGTTTCTCGTCTGCCTCCGGTTCCTGGGCTTTCTTTTCGAACCCCTCCTTTTCCTTCGCCTGCTCTTTTTCCTTCGCCTGCTCTTTTTCCTTCGCCTGTTCTTTTTCCATCGCCTGTTCTTTTTCCTTCGCCTGCTCTTTTTCCTTCCCCTGCTCTTTTCCCTTCGCCTGATCTTTTACCACAACTGGGCCCTTAATAACTTGTGGTTCCTTTCTTAGAAGGTCTGGTGTCGAATTCGCTGAGGGCTTATTAGTGGCAGGAGGGGTCAAATGCGCCTGCTTTTGTGTAGGTGGAGCCTGGGATTGCTTTGAGGCTGGGGTAGGTGGCTTTGGAGTGACAGGTTGTGTCTGTGAGGGTTCAGGTGCAGATGACCCCTGTGTTGCCGCCTCCTTAACTCTTTCCTGCTGCTGCAGAAGGTATCGTGCTGTCCCCACAGGTGGGGCAGTAAATCTGAGAAGACGCACATGCCAGTCACGGAGAAGTGGTGAGCACTGGTCACTCGGGACACTCCTGCCTCCGATGTAGAGTGGCTGGATATTACGTTGACGCAGCACGAAGCGGCCCGGCATGTCGAGCCCCTCGTCCACAAGTAGTGAACGGATTGCCTCCTGGCACCTCTGCAGCACTAGATAGCGTTCCATCGACACTGGCTCTTCTGCTGTATGTGCATAACTTATCACTAAATGTAATCGATAAATTTACGACGTACAAAAATTTTTACGAGATCTTCCTCTTTACATTTACAAAGAGCCCATAATGTGCTCATGGTATTTACAACACTTAAAGAGGAATTGCACAAACATATAATATATAGGAGGGGGAAACAAGCTCTCAGACACCCATTCATTCAGTTCACACACACAGTTATAACTGCCCCCTCTAAATTTGTTATATGCTACACGACTTACAATTGACAAAAAATTCAACTTTTACGTGGGtatttcagaaacaaaatttttattctagatgaataaaatatttaaaacaaagtgTGTTCATATAATAACTGTAGCTATGctatcatacacagtatataatGATAACTCTGTAATTGGATAATTATACTGCATAGATCATGTCCAACAACTACATGGTGAGCACTAAGTTATACACTACTACTGGTGAAAAATCACAATACCATGAAAGAGGCCTCACCAAAAGAATTAAATTTGATTCGCGTATGATCCACAatgatacaaataaatgattaaaatgtacagttgccggccggtgtggtcgagcggttctaggcacttcagtctggaactgcgcgaccgctacggtcgcaggttcgaatcctgccgcgggcatggatgtgtgtgatgttcttaggttagttaggtttaagtagttctaagttctaaggggctgatgacctcagatgttaggttccgtagtgctcagagccatttgaaggtacAGTTCCCGCATGATTTCCGAGTTAAAAGTTGAGTTGTAATACATACTGGGTTGTGTCAGAAAGAGTCAGTTCCAATGTGTGACAGTCATCTGCATTAATAAAAGGAAAAGAACTCATGATATGGTGGAGACTTGGCGAACAAAGTattttcttttctcagtttttttccAGGTGGGAATCCAAATTTCAATgaaccagttcttccattctttttcttttacatgagagaaattttattttacttgttttcatggcacaaatgaaattttttgagttGCCACATCATTTATTAGCGATTACTCCATCTTCAGCAATAATCTGCAATTGCTCTTAAGTTACAAGTTCTTGCCTTCCTTCTGTCATCTGTTGCCATTCTATGTGACATCGTATCGCCGTGTGATAGAGACTTGCAGGAAAATGCTTTGAACTGCTATCACTGTAATGTAACACAAATATACTTGTTAGCAACAACTTTTTTCAATCAGATGTCCTTCACTCTGCAGTCATAATTAACTTGAAGTTTGAAGGTGTGATGGTTGGCAAGGTACTACTTTATATTCAAATTAGTAAAAAAGAGCTGATACCAAATATCCAATGCTgatataaactgaggtgacaaaagtcacgggacagcaacacgcacatatacaggtggcgataGTGTtgtatacaaaaggtataaaacgaCAGTGCACCGGAAGACCTCTCATTTGTACACAGGTAAtccacgtgaaaagatttccgtgTGATTAAGGTCACACGGTGGGAATTCACAGACTTGGAacacggaattgtagttggagctagacacgtaaCATTCCATTTTGGTAatcattaagaaattcaatattccaagatcaacagtgtcaagagtgtgctgagaatgccaAATTTTAGGCCTTACCTGTCACCACGGTCAACACAgtgatcgacggccttcacttaacaaccgagagcactTATGTTTGCTcaaagttgtcagtgccaacagacaagcgacactgtgcgaaacaatcacagaaatcaatgtgagatgtagaAAAAGCGTATCTTGTTACGACAGTGCAGAGGAATTTTGCagcaatgggctatggcagcagatgaacgATGTGAGCGGCTCTGCTAGCAGCTAGACATTAAATggaagcacctctcctgggctcgtacccatttcagttggaccctagatgacaggaaaatcatggcctggtcagataggacacaatttcagtaggtaagagctcatggtagtgAGAGTGgcgcgcagactccacgaagccacggacccaagttgcgaACGAGGCACTGtgaaatctggtggtggctccatgatctgtgtgggttgtgtttacacggaatggattgcgtcctctggtcaaactgaactgatcattgacgaaatagttatgttcagctacttggagaccatttgcagccattcatggactt containing:
- the LOC124550613 gene encoding uncharacterized protein LOC124550613 isoform X1 → MAETPFRGNGEDDESDGFDESILKGLEVVDTWYDDDEEEEERRGSMEQQTSSSRASREVDRLGRNEEKEERRHRGREHSKESEKEREREKERERERERDKRLRDRESTTAKEKWYTERTSREDPRKRRLEEAEKELLKLQQINERRAKEGRPLVKLPVSGIRRTLEELNERRAKMGLPLLTVPCEETPPKRQIALRGRDTKEDYAGDHKYKGSKQSEENRIVKLEHLDEDLPGTRAKKLQLARYNKASERSRNVARSSGSDDRSHKYQNDPYARTKQPEDKLTSSQNVCVTQVLRNAPGSYTTSVITYNTNITKGSSVSQYSTVVQTSIDDDLPVAPPPPPKLGPISFKIGQSSKSSKPATALALSEEEDDDDDKIEEDDDDFKPSCLSQRLLAATKSHKNMEVSTYKRMDNKKKVYTSDASLDSISETSSPERDLQLSPVSSDPERAVSPVTRTSKLRHRQTSQSYASEAAPPHFSRQRRRVPVSRTPSPPMKRKRDSPVETKLSTRASAAAAGYKLSKERPRTASISPEPHGGGYGSPSGRGASPAEHGSRRRHRSPFWREIQRTLAEEQALKRKQMNEIGSHHSPVASHHSPVPPSQQTMYSGGQPLYQSGLPPSVPVPPQAVTVPPPAVSVVPPHPHPPGVVNSYAPPGMPHTGAPHHGQLVGYPVQTPQQYMPPTNHYYEQPANQWQTQPWTPQGSYPVGPSQPIAAPVAPPHPAVAPAVPVTPIAAPAPVAAPAPAQPYVPPQPVPPGSGTFNFVPPPKSKGQTKRERQLAEFQFVRPAIKPTVDKGQKQNQDYQAEEPVSMERYLVLQRCQEAIRSLLVDEGLDMPGRFVLRQRNIQPLYIGGRSVPSDQCSPLLRDWHVRLLRFTAPPVGTARYLLQQQERVKEAATQGSSAPEPSQTQPVTPKPPTPASKQSQAPPTQKQAHLTPPATNKPSANSTPDLLRKEPQVIKGPVVVKDQAKGKEQGKEKEQAKEKEQAMEKEQAKEKEQAKEKEQAKEKEGFEKKAQEPEADEKQEHVTKPEPAKVRILNTEQKLKEEKCPVCGEHAAKWRRNASVNTPRHFLKSASRDAQVQADFIPVTGEVGGAPVKLAVECGSQQTQTVARVGSFSCFGTTTERVIEQRQILRNHLHKRLLQLYHEKVIGWTEMMMLRSKVKSTVQSLLPLSLASVKAKKVARLQKLAAKKKKKEGSTTIEARAVTQLCLPSSLTSVKKKKKNLVQNLNSKKKKKMGSLQNLKVQKAEKKQMKSSPLHGTEELLEEIQRSAEQVRLGMYVVSKTHVHGEGEVNPRDVMTVDDGTEGIQKGIEAAPYPKICAAVKSVDKTGAPGNEVGAGEILRRPGAITPTAENFSNTNENNTTSPVGDSNRSPDPEKQQSQQEGEHTQNIQNLVSSKLPDNVDDKMAAREKTQVDDTGKAEVKTNSGRHAEAEKSQKERTDDVSLNARTLENLSKREGRSSDSPVQCVSPTSQKEEESKPLVTKEICSENLESTEVRKGAETAIEREKSPSKLKQDAEGSTKEVVTVDLENTYMEKDAEPSKKIEKPLLKEQQGGDDSREEVVTIDSVNAEVGKGVEPSKEKEKPMLKEQQDGEDSSKEVKTIDLENKGVGKDAEPTKEKEKPVLKEQQDGEDSRKEVETIDKENAQVGKDVEPPKEKEKLTLKEQQDGEDIRKEVITIDLENMEVEKDAEPFKEKEKPMLKEQKDGEDSSREVKKVDMENLEMGKVAESSKEKEKPVLIEQQNGEDRNKDVVTIGLENKNMGKDAEPSKEEETLLSKEQECCENSKKKEVITIDLESEEVGKDAEPPKEKDKPVLKEQQGSENLKRDKSSDDVESAKMDKGAESSKEKKISPFKEKRDGEDSIKEVVTVDLEDTKVERDTQPPKEEGKSLLKEQQDGKDSKNEVITIDLESGEVGKDAEPSKEKEEPMLKQQQDGKDFLGRSSNDAESSMMDKYAESSKEMGNSDFKRKQEEVEGNSKKLCSSDTDTDSTEMKKKAELPREKSPSKEKQDGDHKKDMSSDVSGNSKLGKNTEQSKEEKSSSKEERDGGRNKKDASVKGSDSSEVEGGAESCRKREKSPPKRKRDEASSREGSPPHKAKRAGSPAGQVKDTASGSRPPNTEGDWRGSSGRGRGRGTESIRGDRGRGRGMDERGSGRWKGRPEEDDFGSSGRGRGRYRSSPPLWDRSGRGSSPPLDRSGRGSSPPWDRSGRGSPPLWDRSGRGSPPLWDRSGRGSPPPWDRSGRGSPPPWDRSGGGNSPPWDRSGRGRNFDSHRELDSDWPRDRDTRSRNYDGSPSWNRGRDCDSMSGRRGDYRDEFESPSLSRRSRGYDGDFEVPPMGGRSSHYDSDFNVPAMGGRSRGYDDDFGGSRRYDDMDREWGPSRDYGGGGGGGSWRDRY